In the Brevundimonas mediterranea genome, GGTGCGTCGAGGGAATGACGAACCGGTCCTCGTAGTCGGCGATGGCCATGATCTTGTACATGTCGTCGATCTGGGCCGCCGTCAGGCCGACCGTCTCGGCGAGCCCGTGGTCGATGCGGCCGTCCACCGTCCGGGCGCGCATATAGGCGCGCATGGTCAGCATGCGGCGAAGCGCCAGGGTCACCGGCTCCTCGACGCCTGCGGTCAGCAGGTTGGCGAGATATTTGACCGGGATGCGAAGCGCCTCCACGTCCGGCATGTCGCCGTCCATCTCCAGGGCGCCGACAGCGGCCGCGTTCTGGATCGGGGAGAGGGGCGGCACGTACCAGACCATCGGCAGGGTCCGGTATTCGGGGTGCAGCGGCAGGGCCACCTTCCAGTCAATGGCCATCTTGTAGACCGGGCTGCGCCGCGCGCCCTCGAGCCAGGCCTCGGGCACGCCGTCCGCCCGCGCCTGGGCGATCACCGCCGGATCGTGCGGATCCAGGAAGAGGTCGAGCTGGGCTTGGTACAGATCCTTCTCGTCCGGGGTTGAAGCGGCCGCCTCGATGCGGTCCGCATCATAGAGCAAGACGCCCAGATAACGGATCCGGCCGACGCAGGTCTCCGAACAGACCGTCGGCTGCCCCACTTCGATCCGGGGGAAGCAGAAGGTGCATTTCTCGGATTTTCCCGAGTCCCAGTTGTAATAGATCTTCTTGTAGGGGCAGGCCGAGACGCACATCCGCCAGCCGCGGCATTTGTCCTGATCGATCAGAACTATACCGTCCTCCTCGCGCTTGTAGATGGCGCCGGAAGGGCAGGCGGCTACGCACGCGGGGTTGAGGCAGTGTTCGCACAGCCTCGGCAGATACATCATGAAGGTGTTTTCGAACTGGCCGTAGATCTCCTTCTGGACGTCTTCGAAATTGACGTCCTGCGAGCGCTTGGAGAACTCGCCCCCCAGGATTTCCTCCCAGTTGGGCCCCCATTCGATCTTCTCCATCCGTTTGCCGGTGATCTGCGACCGGGGCCGGGCGGTGGGGAAATGCTTCATTTCCGGCGCCGTCTGGAGATGACCGTAGTCGAAGTCGAACGGCTCGTAATAGTCGTCGATCTCGGGCAGGTCGGGGTTGGCGAAGATCTTGGCCAGGATGCGCCATTTGGCGCCCATGCGGGGCTCGATCTTGCCGTTGGGCTTGCGCCGCCAGCCGCCGTTCCACTTCTTCTGGTTTTCCCATTCCTTGGGATAACCGATGCCCGGCTTGGTCTCGACGTTGTTGAACCAGGCGTATTCCACGCCCTTGCGGCTGGTCCAGACGTTCTTGCAGGTGACGGAACAGGTATGACAGCCGATGCATTTGTCCAGGTTCAGCACCATGCCGATCTGTGCGCGGATCTTCATTGGCCGAACTCCTTGGATTTCAGAGGCTCATCGAGCCAGTCCACCTTCTTCATCTTGCGCAGCACGATGAACTCGTCCCGGTTGGAGCCGACGGTGCCGTAGTAGTTGAAGCCGTAGGCGAGTTGAGCGTAACCGCCGATCATGTGGGTCGGCTTGAGGACGGTGCGGGTCACGGAGTTGTGGATGCCGCCGCGCCGGCCGGTGATCTCCGAACCGGGCGTGTTCACGATCTTTTCCTGAGCGTGGTACATGAAGGTCGTACCCTCGCGGATCCGCTGGGACACCACGGCCCGGGCCGTCAGGGCGCCGTTGGCGTTGAAGACTTCGATCCAGTCGTTGTCGACGATCCCGGCCTTGCGGGCGTCGACTTCAGAAATCCACACCACCGGGCCGCCGCGATTGAGCGTCAGCATCAGCAGATTGTCTGAATAGGTCGAGTGGATGCCCCATTTCTGGTGCGGGGTGATGAAGTTGAGCACGATCTCGGTCTCGCCGTTGGGCTTGAGACCCTTCACATGCGTCGTCTTCAGATCGACCGGCGGCTTGTAGACGCACAGCGCCTCGCCGAAGGCCCGCATCCAGAGGTGATCCTGATAGAGCTGCTGGCGGCCGGTGAGCGTCCGCCAGGGGATCAGCTCATGCACATTGGTGTAGCCGGCGTTGTAGCAGACCGTCTCGCTCTCGATGCCCGACCAGATGGGCGAGGAGATGATCTTGCGCGGCTGGGCGAGCAGATCGCGGAAGCGGATCTTCTCGTCCTCCTTGGCGAGCGCCAGGTGAGCGTGTTGTCGCCCCGTCTGTTTCTCGAGCGCCGCCCAGGCCTTGACCGCCACCTCGCCGTTCGTCTCCGGCGCCAGCATCAGAATGGTCTCGCAAGCGTCTATCGCGCTGTCGATCCCCGGCATGCCCTCGGTCAGCCCCGGTTCAAGCACGGCGCCGTTGAGGGCGCGCAGTTCGTCGACCTCGTGACCGGTCTTCCAACCCAGGCCCTTGCCGCCGTTCCCGAGCGTCTCCAGCAGCGGGCCGAGGGCTGTGAACTGCTTGTAGAGGTTCGGATAGTCCCGCTCGACGACGGTGATCTGGGGCATGGTCTTGCCCGGAATGGCCTCGCACTCGCCGAGGTACCAATCCTGGACCTCGAAGGGCTGAGCCATTTCACCGGGGCTGTCGTGCTGGATCGGGGTGAGCACCACGTCGTGCTCGCGGCCCAGCACCTCGGGCGCGACCGCCGAGAACTTCTTGGCGATCGTCTTGAAGATGTCCCAGTCTGATTTGGACTCCCAGGCCGGGTCCACCGCCGCGGACAGCGGGTGGATGAACGGGTGCATGTCGGAGGTGTTGAGGTCGTTCTTCTCGTACCAGGTGGCCGTCGGCAGAACGATGTCGGAATAGACCGCCGTGGTCGACATGCGGAAATCGAGCGTGACGAGGAGGTCCAGTTTGCCCTCGGGCGCCGCGTCATGCCAAACCACGTCGACAGGCTTGACCTGTCCGGCCTCGCCTAGATCCTTGCCCTGAACGCCATGCGAGGCGCCGAGCAGGTGTTTGAGGAAATACTCGTGCCCCTTGCCCGACGAGCCCAGCAGGTTGGAGCGCCAGATGAACATGTTACGCGGCCAGTTCGCCGGGTCGTCCGGATCCATGCAAGAGAGCTCGATCGAGCGGTCCTTGAGGCCATTCACCGTGTAGGTCTTGGGATCGACGCCCGCCGCCTCGGCGGCCTTGACCAGGTCCAGCGAGTTGGTCTTCAGCGCCGGCGCCGAGGGCAGCCAGCCCATGCGTTCAGCCCGGACGTTGAAGTCGATCATCGAGGCCTTCCACGGCCCTTCCGGCGCCGTCGGCGACAGCAGTTCGTCGACGCCCACGGTTTCGTAGCGCCACTGATCGGAGTGGGCGTAGAAGAAGGAGGTGGAGTTCTGCTGACGCGGCGGACGGATCCAGTCCGTGGCGAAGGCCAGCGGCGCCCAGCCGGTCTGCGGCCGCAGCTTTTCCTGACCGACATAGTGGGCCCAGCCGCCGCCGGATTGACCGACGCAGCCGCACATCACCAGCATGTTGATGACGCCGCGGTAGTTCATGTCCATGTGGAACCAGTGATTCATCGCCGCGCCGATGATCACCATTGACTTGCCGTTGGTCTTTTCGGCGTTGGTGGCGAAGCCGCGCGCCGTGGCGATGATCTGATCCCGCGGGACCGAGGTGATGGCCTCGGCCCAGGCCGGGGAATAGGGCTCCAGGTCGTCGTAGGAGCGCGGCATGCAATCGCCGCCGAAGCCCTGGTCGACGCCGTAGTTGGCCAGGAACAGGTCATAGACGCAGGCGACCAGCGCCTCGCCGTCCTTCAGCTTGACCCGGCGGACTGGGACGTTGCGCGTCAGGACGTCAGGGTGGTCGGTGGAGGCGAAGCCGTTGCTGGCGGTATTGGCGA is a window encoding:
- the narH gene encoding nitrate reductase subunit beta, which encodes MKIRAQIGMVLNLDKCIGCHTCSVTCKNVWTSRKGVEYAWFNNVETKPGIGYPKEWENQKKWNGGWRRKPNGKIEPRMGAKWRILAKIFANPDLPEIDDYYEPFDFDYGHLQTAPEMKHFPTARPRSQITGKRMEKIEWGPNWEEILGGEFSKRSQDVNFEDVQKEIYGQFENTFMMYLPRLCEHCLNPACVAACPSGAIYKREEDGIVLIDQDKCRGWRMCVSACPYKKIYYNWDSGKSEKCTFCFPRIEVGQPTVCSETCVGRIRYLGVLLYDADRIEAAASTPDEKDLYQAQLDLFLDPHDPAVIAQARADGVPEAWLEGARRSPVYKMAIDWKVALPLHPEYRTLPMVWYVPPLSPIQNAAAVGALEMDGDMPDVEALRIPVKYLANLLTAGVEEPVTLALRRMLTMRAYMRARTVDGRIDHGLAETVGLTAAQIDDMYKIMAIADYEDRFVIPSTHRETVEDAYDLRGNCGFTFGNGCSGGRTELGLFGPDKRSRAKPTAEVA
- a CDS encoding nitrate reductase subunit alpha, translating into MSHTLDRLAFFTRKTELFSDRHGVMNDEDRGWEEAYRSRWRHDKVVRSTHGVNCTGSCSWKIYVKGGIVTWETQQTDYPRTRPGLPNHEPRGCARGASYSWYLYSANRVKYPLIRSRLLRAWRKARQTMEPVAAWASIQNDPAARKSYTSMRGAGGFVRADWEEVTEIIAAANAYTAKRWGPDRVFGFSPIPAMSMVSYAAGARYLQLLGGVTGSFYDWYCDLPPASPQTWGEQTDVAESADWYNSSFMLLWGSNVPQTRTPDAHFYTEARYRGAKSVVICPDYSEASKFSDLWLPVKQGTDAALAMAFGHVILKEYHIDKQVPYFRDYLRKYSDLPMLVRLVPQEGGYVPERLVRASDFVGDLDQANNPDWKTVAIDEATGEIVVPNGSIGFRWGEDGRWNLEERDAAGRETTLKLGLKDAHDEVAGVRFPYFANTASNGFASTDHPDVLTRNVPVRRVKLKDGEALVACVYDLFLANYGVDQGFGGDCMPRSYDDLEPYSPAWAEAITSVPRDQIIATARGFATNAEKTNGKSMVIIGAAMNHWFHMDMNYRGVINMLVMCGCVGQSGGGWAHYVGQEKLRPQTGWAPLAFATDWIRPPRQQNSTSFFYAHSDQWRYETVGVDELLSPTAPEGPWKASMIDFNVRAERMGWLPSAPALKTNSLDLVKAAEAAGVDPKTYTVNGLKDRSIELSCMDPDDPANWPRNMFIWRSNLLGSSGKGHEYFLKHLLGASHGVQGKDLGEAGQVKPVDVVWHDAAPEGKLDLLVTLDFRMSTTAVYSDIVLPTATWYEKNDLNTSDMHPFIHPLSAAVDPAWESKSDWDIFKTIAKKFSAVAPEVLGREHDVVLTPIQHDSPGEMAQPFEVQDWYLGECEAIPGKTMPQITVVERDYPNLYKQFTALGPLLETLGNGGKGLGWKTGHEVDELRALNGAVLEPGLTEGMPGIDSAIDACETILMLAPETNGEVAVKAWAALEKQTGRQHAHLALAKEDEKIRFRDLLAQPRKIISSPIWSGIESETVCYNAGYTNVHELIPWRTLTGRQQLYQDHLWMRAFGEALCVYKPPVDLKTTHVKGLKPNGETEIVLNFITPHQKWGIHSTYSDNLLMLTLNRGGPVVWISEVDARKAGIVDNDWIEVFNANGALTARAVVSQRIREGTTFMYHAQEKIVNTPGSEITGRRGGIHNSVTRTVLKPTHMIGGYAQLAYGFNYYGTVGSNRDEFIVLRKMKKVDWLDEPLKSKEFGQ